In Candidatus Stygibacter australis, the following are encoded in one genomic region:
- a CDS encoding VWA-like domain-containing protein: MNTEKKLIKARAGLVLSSPFFASIALHLKLEEDKKCETAYTDSVILGYNPEFIESLSDAEVKAVICHEVLHIAMLHPFRRNNRDPEKWNIACDYAINQIVKDAEFILPQGALLDSRFKDMESEVIYSKLPEKTQLPAKAVMIGDVKDYRQDMSNKESLSAAQQEKNWKITLTSAATIAKAQGKLPGGLDRMIQEVLAPKLSWQEILSGFVTQNARNDYNWKQPNKRYIHSGLYLPDLNVPDLGTIAVIIDTSGSVSQKELRIFASELRAILTIYPGTEIEVIYVDTKVAHTETVNIYDLELHAKGGGGTDFKPGFEYIENEQIIPSCVIYFTDGWCRSFPQPPEFPTLWVLTDRTGFSLPFGEVIYIE, translated from the coding sequence ATGAATACCGAAAAGAAACTTATCAAAGCAAGAGCGGGGCTGGTTCTATCCAGTCCCTTCTTTGCATCAATTGCCCTTCATCTGAAACTGGAAGAAGATAAAAAGTGTGAAACTGCTTATACTGATTCCGTCATACTGGGCTATAATCCAGAATTCATTGAATCGCTATCCGATGCCGAAGTGAAAGCAGTTATCTGTCACGAAGTGCTCCACATTGCCATGCTGCATCCGTTCAGGAGAAATAACCGTGATCCAGAGAAATGGAACATTGCCTGTGATTATGCCATAAACCAGATTGTAAAGGATGCCGAATTTATACTGCCGCAGGGAGCTTTGCTGGATAGCAGATTCAAAGATATGGAATCTGAGGTTATTTACAGTAAACTTCCAGAAAAGACTCAGCTTCCAGCTAAGGCAGTTATGATTGGTGATGTGAAGGATTACAGGCAGGATATGAGTAACAAAGAATCACTTTCTGCAGCTCAACAGGAGAAGAACTGGAAGATAACCCTGACAAGTGCTGCTACTATTGCCAAAGCTCAGGGTAAGTTGCCGGGAGGATTAGACAGGATGATCCAGGAAGTACTGGCACCCAAGCTATCATGGCAGGAAATATTGTCGGGTTTTGTTACTCAGAATGCCAGGAATGATTATAACTGGAAACAACCTAATAAGAGATACATTCATTCAGGATTATATCTTCCCGATCTCAATGTTCCAGATCTGGGGACCATAGCAGTAATTATTGATACCAGCGGATCAGTATCACAAAAAGAACTGAGAATTTTCGCCTCAGAGCTGCGTGCAATACTAACTATCTATCCTGGAACTGAGATCGAAGTTATATATGTTGATACGAAAGTAGCACATACAGAAACTGTGAATATATACGATTTAGAGCTTCATGCCAAGGGTGGGGGTGGAACAGATTTCAAGCCTGGGTTTGAGTATATAGAAAATGAGCAGATTATACCGTCCTGCGTAATCTACTTCACTGATGGCTGGTGCAGGTCTTTCCCTCAACCACCGGAATTTCCAACATTGTGGGTATTGACTGATAGAACAGGCTTTTCTCTTCCTTTCGGGGAAGTGATTTACATCGAATGA